A single genomic interval of Juglans regia cultivar Chandler chromosome 1, Walnut 2.0, whole genome shotgun sequence harbors:
- the LOC108987396 gene encoding putative glycerol-3-phosphate transporter 1, translating into MGSSSEPTAESNYSKPLGIRFLENIKGTTLSFKTHQAIVLIVTFLAYASYHATRKTTSIVKSTLDPQSSDVGVKFVTWRTSYFQEPAKLSWMIGDGWAPFNGTDGTALLGELDVAFLSVYAMGMYFSGHLGDRMDLRIFLTVGMLGTGLFTSLFGVGYWGNIHSFWYFLMVQMIAGLFQSTGWPSVVAVLGNWFGKSKRGLIMGIWNAHTSIGNITGSLVASALLSYGWGWSFVVPGLMIAFVGMVVFLILPVNPESVGADREGDDLHSPKKTGEGVAQPLLNSESVVKTKAVGFIEAWKIPGVAPFALCLFFAKLVAYTFLYWLPFYITHTAIDGKYLSSTTAGNLSTLFDVGGVLGGILAGHISDRLDARAITAASFMYCAIPALFFYRSYGHVSLTINIALMFITGMFVNGPYALITTAVSTDLGTHSSLEGNSRALATVTAIIDGTGSVGAAIGPLLTGYISSTSWSAVFTMLMGAALIAGLLLTRLVVAEVAAKIEYSKSQGVPTSRPALEV; encoded by the exons ATGGGTTCATCATCAGAACCAACCGCTGAGAGCAACTACAGCAAGCCCCTCGGTATCCGATTCTTAGAGAACATCAAGGGAACCACACTTTCCTTCAAAACCCACCAAGCAATTGTTTTGATTGTAACATTTTTAGCATATGCGAGCTACCATGCCACTCGAAAAACCACAAGCATTGTTAAGAGCACCCTTGATCCCCAGTCATCAGATGTGGGAGTGAAGTTCGTAACATGGAGGACATCTTACTTCCAGGAACCGGCTAAACTTTCCTGGATGATTGGGGATGGTTGGGCTCCATTTAATGGAACGGATGGGACTGCCTTGCTTGGAGAACTTGATGTTGCTTTCCTCTCTGTATATGCTATGGGAATGTACTTCTCTGGACATTTGGGTGATAGAATGGATTTAAGGATATTCTTAACAGTTGGAATGCTGGGAACTGGTTTGTTTACTTCCCTCTTTGGCGTTGGTTACTGGGGAAACATACACAGTTTTTGGTACTTCTTGATGGTCCAAATGATTGCTGGTTTGTTCCAATCAACTGGATGGCCTTCAGTGGTTGCAGTGCTAGGTAACTGGTTTGGGAAGAGCAAGAGGGGGTTAATTATGGGTATATGGAATGCCCATACTTCAATTGGGAACATTACAGGTTCTCTGGTTGCTTCTGCTCTATTGAGCTATGGATGGGGTTGGTCCTTTGTTGTGCCCGGTCTCATGATTGCTTTTGTTGGTATGGTGGTTTTTCTCATATTGCCTGTTAATCCTGAGTCTGTTGGAGCTGATAGAGAGGGTGACGACTTGCATTCTCCCAAGAAAACTGGTGAGGGAGTAGCACAACCTTTATTAAATTCAGAGTCAGTGGTCAAAACGAAAGCTGTGGGCTTCATAGAAGCCTGGAAAATACCAGGAGTTGCTCCTTTCGCACTTTGCCTCTTCTTTGCCAAATTGGTTGCTTATACGTTTCTCTACTGGCTTCCATTCTACATTACTCACACAG CTATTGATGGCAAATATTTATCTAGCACAACAGCTGGAAACTTGTCGACATTGTTTGATGTTGGTGGTGTGCTTGGAGGAATTCTTGCCGGTCACATATCTGATCGCTTAGATGCCAGAGCAATAACAGCAGCAAGTTTCATGTATTGCGCTATCCCTGCTCTGTTCTTCTATCGAAGCTACGGACACGTTTCCTTGACCATAAATATTGCTCTTATGTTCATCACGGGCATGTTTGTGAATGGACCATATGCTCTTATAACAACAGCCGTTTCAACTGACTTGGGTACTCATAGTTCATTGGAAGGGAACTCCCGAGCACTGGCAACTGTGACAGCAATTATAGATGGTACAGGCTCTGTTGGAGCTGCCATTGGACCCCTATTAACAGGTTATATTTCTTCTACGAGCTGGAGTGCAGTTTTCACAATGTTGATGGGGGCAGCTCTAATTGCGGGGCTGCTTCTAACCAGGCTTGTTGTAGCCGAGGTGGCTGCAAAGATCGAGTACTCAAAGTCGCAAGGAGTGCCTACATCCAGACCTGCACTTGAAGTGTGA
- the LOC108987397 gene encoding short transmembrane mitochondrial protein 1: MGIIRSCFSFIVGTVCGIYVAQNYDVPNIKKLAHTAQFKAKQIEEKYRKPKSRGDGD; encoded by the coding sequence ATGGGGATCATAAGAAGCTGCTTCTCGTTCATAGTAGGAACGGTGTGCGGGATTTACGTAGCTCAAAACTACGACGTTCCGAACATCAAGAAGCTCGCCCACACCGCCCAATTCAAGGCCAAGCAAATCGAAGAGAAGTACCGCAAGCCCAAGAGCCGGGGTGACGGTGACTAA